A genomic stretch from Lathyrus oleraceus cultivar Zhongwan6 chromosome 2, CAAS_Psat_ZW6_1.0, whole genome shotgun sequence includes:
- the LOC127123547 gene encoding uncharacterized protein LOC127123547, with protein MADDYQTTNNVVESDLTNMLLKDLNELLNLHGKKIQDYDLPSLPPNTIDGDAIPTLIQEDLAVDIPNEEIEFVAKLNNDQMIAFKTIMNVIVQKHSGIFFVDGLGGTSRTFLYRTLMASLRSRGEIVLATTSSGIAAILLPGGRIAHSRFKIPIDIQPSSICGIQKQKV; from the coding sequence ATGGCAGATGATTATCAAACAACTAACAATGTTGTGGAATCAGACTTGACTAATATGTTGTTGAAGGACTTGAATGAACTCTTAAACCTGCACGGTAAAAAAATTCAAGATTATGATCTCCCATCTTTACCCCCTAATACAATAGATGGAGATGCAATTCCAACTCTCATACAAGAGGATTTAGCGGTCGATATCCCCAATGAAGAGATTGAATTTGTTGCTAAGTTAAATAATGATCAAATGATTGCATTCAAAACCATTATGAATGTAATTGTTCAAAAACACAGTGGGATATTTTTTGTTGATGGTCTAGGAGGAACAAGTAGAACATTCCTTTATCGAACATTAATGGCAAGTTTAAGAAGTAGAGGAGAAATTGTCTTAGCAACTACATCATCTGGTATAGCTGCAATATTGTTACCCGGTGGTAGGATTGCACACTCTCGATTTAAGATACCTATTGATATACAACCGAGTTCCATTTGTGGTATTCAAAAGCAAAAAGTGTGA